A stretch of the Arthrobacter stackebrandtii genome encodes the following:
- a CDS encoding MFS transporter produces MPLGLLALAVGGFGIGLTEFVILGLLPEVAADFAVSIPVAGHLVSGYALSVAVGGVVVTAATAALRPKTVLCALMVLFIVGNLLSAVSGDYATMFFGRVVAALCHGAFFGIGAVLASNLVASDRKARAISVMFAGLTIANVLGVPLGTFLGQQLGWRSTFWAITIVGVIALAGLIAYVPAKDAAERGPGQLRRELGAFTSGQVWLSILVTVFGFGAMFGAFTYIAPMLTSLAGLPPDAVAWMLVIFGAGLFTGNIIGGKTADGNLDKSLLVLLSALTIVLSAFTLTVHSPAGSAVTLFLLGAVGFAAVPGMQTRVLSFAHKAPTLASGVNISAFNLGNAIGAYLGGTTIAAGLGLASPIWVGAALAVTAVALMGTASLLLRRNQPTGPSGTPETVPHATELTRKAYS; encoded by the coding sequence ATGCCGTTGGGCCTGCTTGCCCTCGCAGTAGGAGGGTTCGGCATCGGCCTGACCGAGTTTGTCATCCTGGGTCTGCTGCCGGAGGTAGCCGCGGACTTCGCTGTCAGCATCCCAGTTGCCGGGCACCTGGTTTCCGGCTACGCGCTCAGTGTCGCCGTCGGTGGCGTCGTGGTGACTGCAGCGACGGCGGCCCTCCGCCCCAAGACAGTCCTGTGCGCGCTGATGGTGCTCTTCATCGTCGGAAACCTTCTCTCGGCGGTCTCAGGGGATTACGCCACCATGTTTTTCGGCAGGGTGGTTGCCGCCCTCTGCCACGGAGCATTCTTCGGAATCGGTGCCGTGCTGGCCTCGAACCTGGTTGCCTCAGACCGTAAGGCCAGGGCAATCTCGGTCATGTTCGCCGGGCTGACCATCGCGAATGTCCTCGGCGTCCCGTTGGGGACATTCCTGGGCCAGCAATTGGGCTGGCGTTCCACGTTCTGGGCCATCACCATCGTCGGGGTCATCGCCTTGGCCGGGCTGATCGCCTACGTCCCGGCAAAGGACGCAGCCGAACGCGGCCCCGGCCAGCTCCGCCGGGAACTCGGAGCTTTCACATCCGGTCAGGTGTGGCTGTCCATCCTGGTCACAGTCTTCGGCTTCGGAGCCATGTTCGGCGCGTTCACCTATATCGCGCCCATGCTGACATCACTGGCCGGGTTGCCGCCGGACGCCGTCGCATGGATGCTGGTGATCTTCGGCGCCGGCCTCTTCACCGGAAACATCATCGGCGGAAAAACCGCAGATGGGAACCTAGATAAATCCTTGCTTGTCCTGCTGTCGGCCCTGACCATTGTGCTGTCGGCGTTCACTCTCACCGTCCACAGCCCCGCAGGCTCGGCCGTGACGTTGTTCCTCCTCGGCGCCGTCGGGTTCGCCGCAGTGCCCGGAATGCAGACACGCGTCCTGTCGTTCGCCCACAAGGCCCCAACGCTGGCCTCCGGCGTCAACATCTCCGCGTTCAACCTCGGCAACGCCATCGGCGCCTACCTCGGCGGTACCACTATCGCAGCAGGGCTCGGCCTGGCCTCCCCCATCTGGGTGGGCGCAGCCCTGGCCGTCACCGCTGTCGCCCTCATGGGCACGGCATCGCTGCTGCTGCGTCGAAACCAACCCACCGGGCCGTCCGGCACGCCGGAAACGGTACCACATGCAACCGAACTGACACGAAAGGCTTACTCATGA
- a CDS encoding alpha/beta hydrolase: MTSDTSARPGAAYRRENRPSVPWTDMFVQGADGKDIRVRVYEPAARPSVTLVWAHGGSWTRGSIEGWHEACAALASLGTARIVSVGYRLAPRWLHPTAVMDIAAATLWAQKNYSHSIFIGGDSAGGTLAAGVALWFRDNGLDLDGQILAYPPLDPECTADSYRESRSFPPRSLLLDAWGEYVGSDTELRGRLYLSPLHAGKLSGLCPVSLIVGSTDPVRDDVEHFVKRLAASSVPVELEISPAVAHGHFLDSSPTNPVHRWIHTRLSNPDQPPATTDGETK; this comes from the coding sequence ATGACTTCAGATACTTCTGCACGGCCCGGGGCCGCGTACCGCCGCGAAAATCGGCCGAGTGTCCCCTGGACGGACATGTTTGTGCAGGGCGCGGACGGTAAGGACATCCGGGTGCGCGTTTATGAACCCGCAGCCCGCCCGTCCGTAACATTGGTCTGGGCCCACGGCGGCAGCTGGACCCGGGGTTCGATCGAAGGCTGGCACGAAGCGTGCGCCGCTTTGGCATCCCTTGGCACGGCTCGGATCGTCAGCGTGGGCTATCGGCTTGCACCCCGATGGCTGCACCCGACCGCCGTCATGGACATCGCTGCAGCAACCCTTTGGGCACAGAAGAACTACTCTCACTCAATCTTCATCGGCGGTGACAGCGCCGGTGGAACCCTGGCCGCTGGCGTCGCCCTCTGGTTCCGGGACAACGGGCTCGACCTAGACGGGCAAATCCTTGCCTACCCGCCGTTGGATCCCGAATGCACCGCAGACTCCTACAGGGAATCCAGATCTTTCCCGCCCCGTTCACTGCTGCTCGATGCGTGGGGCGAGTACGTCGGCTCGGACACGGAGCTTCGCGGACGGCTGTACCTTTCACCGCTGCACGCCGGCAAACTCTCCGGGCTCTGTCCGGTCTCGCTCATTGTTGGCTCCACTGACCCGGTGCGCGACGACGTCGAACATTTCGTGAAGCGTCTGGCAGCATCTTCGGTTCCTGTCGAACTGGAGATAAGCCCGGCTGTCGCTCACGGACACTTTCTGGACAGTTCACCGACGAACCCGGTTCACCGGTGGATCCACACCCGCTTGAGCAATCCGGACCAACCACCCGCTACGACAGATGGAGAAACGAAATGA
- a CDS encoding MFS transporter produces the protein MTGRQRLALIVLLAASFTLAVDFSILNVALPAIGTDVGFSLENLQWIATSFALCAAGLTLLFGRVADIAGRRKMFIIGMALLGAASLAGGLASDPALLLIARVGQGIATAIVVPAALSLLLASFPEGPLRDKALGLNGSLMAAGFTTGAILGGLLTDLLSWRWAFFINVPVAIAVLIIAPVVLAESKPTTKLKLDVPGAITVTLGLLALVFGLTNAAEHSWTNPLTLGSMAATVVLFVAFVAVERRATSPLVPLEILKRSTVAWGNIAGILAFVTETSLVFLLTLYLQQVLGYTPLGAGLAFAVLGLGTVLGGILGPKVIGRIGNKKTIVYGFIVQAIATGALVLLSTDPASIGLVLVATFLGGVANLVVIVGFMVTATSGLPEDEQGLATGLATMSQQIGITMGIPIMSAIFTAQILAIGNNQADAVLSGVTTAIWVNAGLCLLTAVAVGLLLKKPVKSGA, from the coding sequence ATGACGGGCCGGCAGCGACTGGCACTGATTGTCCTGCTGGCGGCGAGCTTCACGCTTGCCGTGGACTTCTCCATCCTCAACGTAGCTCTCCCAGCCATCGGCACCGATGTCGGCTTCAGCTTGGAGAACCTCCAGTGGATTGCGACGTCATTCGCACTGTGCGCCGCGGGACTGACGTTGCTGTTCGGACGTGTCGCCGACATTGCCGGGCGCCGCAAGATGTTCATCATCGGCATGGCCCTGCTTGGGGCAGCGTCGCTAGCCGGCGGCCTGGCGTCGGACCCGGCTTTGTTGCTTATCGCCCGCGTCGGCCAAGGCATTGCTACGGCCATTGTCGTTCCTGCTGCACTGTCGTTGCTGCTGGCGTCCTTCCCGGAAGGCCCGTTGCGCGACAAGGCCCTCGGCCTAAACGGGTCACTGATGGCCGCGGGCTTCACGACCGGCGCTATTCTCGGCGGACTCCTGACGGACCTGTTGAGCTGGCGGTGGGCGTTCTTCATCAACGTACCCGTAGCTATCGCAGTGCTCATCATCGCCCCCGTCGTCCTTGCCGAGAGCAAGCCCACCACGAAGTTGAAACTGGACGTCCCGGGCGCCATTACCGTTACCCTCGGCCTTCTGGCACTTGTCTTCGGTTTGACGAACGCGGCCGAGCATTCCTGGACCAACCCCCTTACTCTGGGTTCCATGGCGGCAACCGTCGTGCTCTTTGTTGCCTTCGTCGCCGTCGAACGACGGGCAACCTCACCGCTGGTGCCGCTGGAGATCTTGAAGCGCTCCACGGTCGCGTGGGGCAACATCGCCGGCATCCTTGCTTTCGTCACCGAAACATCCCTGGTGTTCTTGCTGACCCTTTACTTGCAGCAGGTCCTTGGCTACACCCCGCTTGGTGCCGGTCTGGCCTTCGCAGTGCTGGGCCTCGGCACCGTACTCGGTGGCATCCTCGGACCCAAGGTCATCGGACGGATCGGCAACAAGAAGACCATCGTCTACGGATTTATTGTCCAGGCGATCGCCACTGGGGCCCTCGTACTCCTCAGCACGGACCCGGCATCCATTGGCCTGGTGCTGGTTGCCACATTCCTCGGTGGAGTTGCCAACCTTGTCGTGATCGTCGGTTTCATGGTCACCGCCACCTCCGGTCTTCCTGAGGATGAGCAGGGCCTGGCTACCGGCCTTGCCACTATGAGCCAGCAGATCGGCATCACGATGGGTATCCCGATCATGAGCGCCATCTTCACCGCCCAGATTCTGGCCATCGGAAACAACCAGGCCGATGCAGTCCTCAGCGGCGTCACCACAGCCATTTGGGTGAATGCGGGCCTGTGCCTGCTCACAGCCGTGGCCGTGGGATTGTTACTCAAGAAACCGGTGAAGTCTGGAGCCTGA
- a CDS encoding FAD-dependent oxidoreductase: MTTTEKNGVGRRFFMAGSVGTLAAASLAAIGTANAPEAHAASGSAVVPDGSVIKSGDSRYMDLMTGNNQRFVSNPDYVRLITSTKDAEAAVREAVRTGKKVSVRSGGHCFADFVCNPSVQVILDVSPMNAVYYDKKMGAFAVEPGARLMNVYETLYKNWGVTVPGGICYSVGAGGHIAGGGYGLLSRSHGLVVDHLYAVEVVTVDARRRVRTVTATRDDKGELGDLWWAHTGGGGGNWGIVTKYWFRSPGAQGKNPSEQLVKAPSTVLVSAISLPWDQLDETSFRRLMTNFGAWHEKYRQPGTPESHLSSLFNVSSKAHGSLGMFTQIDAASPDAKGVMERYVAAVLDGVAITAEPVEKPNGEIPAMPEFFKTREIPWLQATRLVGTDNPVITNPTSRGAHKSAYLNQKFTDDQIAVLYRQMTRPDFTNPNTMLVLFSFGGQVNAVAQDATANAQRQSAFKFCLQTFWPEAADDDFYLRWERETYEGMFKNTGGVPVPGDQLDGCYINYPDVDVANSDHNSSGVGWQTLYFKGNYPRLQRAKASWDPTNYFTHSLGIELPTGSAS; encoded by the coding sequence ATGACGACCACCGAAAAGAACGGTGTCGGCCGTAGGTTTTTCATGGCTGGCTCAGTAGGCACTCTCGCGGCAGCTTCATTGGCCGCCATCGGGACAGCCAACGCCCCGGAAGCCCATGCGGCCTCCGGTTCGGCCGTTGTCCCTGACGGCTCCGTCATCAAATCCGGGGACTCCCGTTACATGGACCTGATGACGGGCAACAACCAGCGCTTCGTCTCCAACCCGGATTACGTCCGGCTCATCACGAGCACAAAGGACGCCGAGGCCGCGGTCCGAGAAGCGGTGCGCACCGGAAAGAAAGTCTCTGTACGAAGCGGCGGGCACTGCTTCGCTGATTTCGTCTGCAACCCATCCGTCCAGGTCATCCTCGACGTGTCCCCGATGAACGCGGTCTACTACGACAAAAAGATGGGCGCCTTCGCGGTGGAGCCCGGCGCGCGACTGATGAACGTCTACGAAACCCTCTACAAGAACTGGGGCGTCACAGTTCCAGGAGGTATCTGCTACAGCGTCGGTGCCGGCGGCCACATCGCCGGCGGCGGCTACGGCCTGCTGTCACGCTCACACGGACTGGTCGTGGACCACCTCTACGCCGTTGAAGTTGTGACCGTGGACGCCCGCCGTAGAGTCCGCACCGTCACAGCAACACGGGACGACAAAGGCGAGCTCGGTGACCTGTGGTGGGCGCACACCGGCGGGGGCGGCGGGAACTGGGGCATCGTCACCAAATACTGGTTCCGGTCCCCGGGCGCCCAAGGAAAGAACCCTTCCGAACAACTCGTCAAAGCCCCCTCCACCGTGCTGGTGAGCGCCATCTCCCTCCCTTGGGACCAACTGGACGAAACATCGTTCCGGCGCCTCATGACCAACTTCGGAGCATGGCACGAAAAGTACCGCCAACCTGGCACCCCGGAATCGCATCTGAGCAGCCTGTTCAACGTCAGTTCCAAGGCCCACGGAAGTCTGGGAATGTTCACTCAGATAGACGCAGCATCCCCGGACGCCAAGGGCGTCATGGAACGCTATGTGGCGGCCGTCCTTGACGGGGTCGCCATCACCGCCGAACCCGTGGAGAAGCCCAACGGGGAAATCCCGGCTATGCCGGAGTTTTTCAAGACCCGGGAAATCCCATGGCTGCAAGCGACCCGCCTGGTGGGGACCGACAATCCGGTCATCACCAACCCCACCAGCCGCGGCGCCCACAAATCGGCATACCTGAACCAGAAGTTCACCGATGACCAGATCGCGGTACTCTACCGCCAGATGACCCGGCCCGACTTCACCAACCCGAACACCATGCTGGTCCTGTTCTCCTTCGGCGGCCAGGTCAACGCCGTCGCCCAGGATGCCACAGCCAACGCCCAACGGCAGTCGGCCTTCAAATTCTGCCTCCAAACATTCTGGCCGGAAGCCGCCGACGACGACTTCTACCTTCGCTGGGAGCGGGAAACCTACGAAGGCATGTTCAAAAACACCGGCGGCGTCCCCGTCCCCGGAGATCAACTGGATGGCTGCTACATCAACTACCCGGACGTCGATGTAGCCAACTCCGATCACAACAGCTCAGGTGTTGGCTGGCAGACCCTCTATTTCAAGGGAAACTACCCCCGGCTCCAACGCGCCAAGGCCAGCTGGGATCCAACCAACTACTTCACCCACAGCCTCGGCATCGAACTCCCGACAGGCAGTGCCTCATGA
- a CDS encoding FG-GAP repeat domain-containing protein: MTSPALPKTTPSVDVTEPVFGTETVTDFLRDGYWLEAADIDGDGKPDLVGYGLKVGEIYWYKNPTWEKKLVLDKIKEPVGMDFGDITGDGTTDLVVCYQLYGPGGTIHHADPEGGKIDWLENPGNPSETTENWKRHYVGRAIGMHRLRVGHFTRTDKVQIIGFPIVAVEDVHAVLPVVLFTPTNDPRAEWDKELISDSDFRMIHGVAKKGGLIPGSPLDSILMASDEGITWLYYDQDNLAWAWEHIGDGEESQFEKTTFKGSGDVDGGRVGEDPLAYVAAIEPFHGNTVAVYVRSGGDTQATGWTRHLLDIYGDPNENGEGPGHTVMCRDFDGDGDDEFLIGLRGPEPWQGAYYYKAVDLAKGLFLKWKVSGESIARIVAGDFTGRGVEDFATISYSVQHYFVAPRAEITLHPNNTVQREGANS; encoded by the coding sequence ATGACCTCCCCGGCACTGCCCAAAACCACACCATCGGTGGATGTCACCGAACCAGTGTTCGGCACCGAAACCGTGACGGACTTCCTCCGCGATGGGTACTGGCTCGAAGCCGCTGACATCGACGGGGACGGCAAACCCGACCTGGTCGGCTACGGCCTCAAAGTTGGAGAAATCTACTGGTACAAGAACCCCACTTGGGAAAAGAAGCTTGTGCTCGACAAAATCAAGGAACCCGTCGGCATGGACTTCGGTGACATCACCGGTGACGGGACCACCGACCTGGTCGTCTGCTACCAGCTGTACGGTCCCGGCGGCACCATCCACCACGCCGATCCTGAAGGCGGAAAGATCGACTGGCTCGAAAACCCCGGCAACCCGTCTGAAACCACCGAGAACTGGAAAAGGCATTACGTAGGGCGTGCCATCGGCATGCACCGCCTGCGGGTCGGCCATTTCACCCGCACCGACAAAGTCCAGATCATCGGATTCCCCATCGTCGCCGTCGAAGACGTCCACGCAGTCCTGCCCGTGGTGCTGTTCACCCCCACCAATGACCCCCGCGCCGAATGGGATAAGGAACTCATCAGTGATTCGGACTTCCGCATGATCCACGGCGTCGCGAAAAAGGGTGGACTCATCCCCGGGTCACCGTTGGATTCGATCCTCATGGCCTCCGATGAAGGTATCACCTGGCTCTACTACGACCAGGACAACCTCGCTTGGGCGTGGGAGCATATCGGCGACGGCGAGGAAAGCCAGTTCGAGAAAACAACCTTTAAAGGCAGTGGTGACGTCGACGGCGGACGGGTGGGCGAAGACCCGCTGGCCTACGTCGCTGCCATCGAACCCTTCCACGGCAACACCGTGGCAGTGTATGTTCGCAGCGGCGGAGACACCCAAGCTACCGGCTGGACCCGGCACCTGCTCGATATTTACGGGGACCCAAACGAGAACGGCGAAGGGCCCGGCCACACCGTCATGTGCCGTGACTTCGACGGTGACGGCGACGACGAATTTCTCATCGGACTGCGAGGTCCCGAACCGTGGCAAGGCGCATATTACTACAAGGCCGTTGACCTGGCCAAGGGTTTGTTCTTGAAATGGAAGGTCTCCGGGGAGTCCATCGCTCGGATTGTCGCCGGGGACTTTACCGGCCGCGGTGTGGAAGACTTCGCGACCATTTCCTACTCGGTCCAGCACTACTTCGTTGCTCCCCGAGCCGAAATCACCCTGCACCCGAACAACACCGTCCAACGTGAAGGAGCCAACTCATGA
- a CDS encoding MsnO8 family LLM class oxidoreductase: MRLSILDQSPIATGKSKAEALRETIALARAAEEEGYHRFWLAEHHDSPGFAGTTPSLMALAVLEATTMITVGSGGVLLGLHEPWQVAEAFEILAALHPGRVNLGVGRAGSGGTGTFNEKVIELQARLGLVPGTREREDLDIWLLGAGTGSAPLAAATGSGYAHAHFLNTGSARTALAHYRKNFQAGTVRREPETLLAVRVIAATTDAQAHELANPVRLWRARKDLGRDEPFPVSTNPANWSSEEIRRSENTEARLIVGAADDIALQLSDLADELDVEELMISTPVPRLVDRINSNRLLARAVARLFPADESAIAGKDKPKNASPRFSHS; this comes from the coding sequence ATGAGACTCTCAATCCTGGACCAATCCCCCATCGCTACAGGCAAAAGCAAAGCCGAGGCACTGCGCGAAACCATCGCCTTGGCCCGCGCGGCCGAGGAAGAGGGCTACCACCGTTTCTGGCTCGCCGAACACCACGACTCCCCCGGCTTTGCCGGCACCACCCCTTCGCTGATGGCACTGGCCGTTTTGGAGGCAACCACCATGATCACCGTCGGCTCCGGCGGCGTCTTGCTGGGCCTGCACGAACCCTGGCAGGTTGCCGAAGCCTTCGAGATCCTTGCAGCCCTCCATCCCGGCCGGGTGAACCTCGGCGTCGGCCGAGCAGGGAGCGGTGGGACAGGCACCTTCAACGAAAAGGTCATCGAACTGCAAGCCCGTCTCGGCCTGGTGCCCGGAACGAGAGAGCGGGAGGACCTGGATATTTGGTTGCTGGGGGCCGGCACCGGCTCAGCGCCTCTTGCCGCCGCCACCGGATCAGGCTATGCCCACGCCCACTTCCTCAACACCGGAAGCGCCAGGACCGCACTTGCCCACTACCGGAAGAATTTTCAGGCCGGTACGGTGCGTCGCGAACCCGAAACCCTTCTCGCGGTCCGCGTCATTGCCGCCACCACCGACGCTCAGGCACATGAACTCGCGAACCCGGTCCGGCTCTGGAGGGCACGAAAAGACCTGGGCCGGGACGAACCCTTCCCGGTCAGCACCAACCCTGCGAACTGGTCCTCCGAGGAAATCCGCCGTAGTGAAAACACCGAAGCCCGTCTGATCGTGGGGGCCGCGGACGACATCGCACTCCAGCTCTCAGACCTGGCCGATGAACTGGACGTCGAAGAACTGATGATCAGTACCCCAGTGCCGCGACTGGTGGACCGCATCAACTCCAACCGACTCCTCGCCCGTGCCGTGGCCCGGCTGTTCCCGGCAGACGAGAGCGCCATCGCAGGAAAGGACAAACCAAAGAATGCATCCCCTCGTTTCAGCCATTCATGA
- the wecB gene encoding non-hydrolyzing UDP-N-acetylglucosamine 2-epimerase, which produces MKTIGIVFGTRPEAVKFAPIIHALIQDSRFRPVLISTGQHREMLDSTLEEFGITPDVELRIMKEQQTLSQVTHRILEGLCAGDHMEGLDAVMVHGDTATTLAGALAALHRSVPIIHVEAGLRSGNNNSPFPEEVNRKLVAQIAALHLAPTPGNSANLIREGVREHSIVVTGNTIVDALQWGMNNLGGYGEPALADLDDDPRKVILSTTHRRESHGRPMREIAAALADIARRREDARIVVPLHLNPKVREVMVPALAGIPNVDMVDPLPYLSFCKLLQRSDLILSDSSGAEEEGPALGKPTLVLREITERSESILTGSSRLVSRNRGQIVHEVERLLDDPNAYMEMATAINPYGDGKATERTIAAVAHYFRMGPAAMPFVPGADFVPATARSAA; this is translated from the coding sequence ATGAAAACCATTGGAATCGTCTTCGGTACACGCCCCGAAGCTGTGAAGTTCGCCCCCATCATCCACGCCCTGATCCAGGACTCCAGGTTCCGCCCGGTCCTGATTTCCACCGGCCAGCACCGCGAAATGCTTGACAGCACGCTGGAGGAGTTCGGCATCACCCCTGACGTTGAACTGCGCATCATGAAAGAACAACAGACCCTCTCACAAGTGACCCACCGGATTCTTGAGGGGCTGTGCGCCGGAGATCATATGGAAGGCCTGGATGCCGTCATGGTCCATGGAGACACGGCTACCACACTCGCCGGTGCACTGGCAGCATTGCACCGCTCCGTCCCCATCATTCACGTCGAAGCCGGTCTCCGGAGCGGCAACAACAACTCGCCGTTCCCTGAAGAAGTGAACCGGAAGCTCGTGGCGCAGATCGCGGCCCTGCATCTGGCCCCGACCCCGGGCAACAGTGCCAACCTGATCCGCGAAGGAGTCCGGGAACATTCGATCGTTGTCACCGGGAACACCATCGTCGATGCGCTGCAATGGGGAATGAACAACCTTGGCGGGTACGGGGAACCGGCCCTGGCGGATCTGGACGATGATCCCCGCAAAGTGATCTTGTCCACCACCCACCGGCGTGAAAGCCACGGCCGGCCGATGAGGGAGATCGCTGCAGCATTGGCCGACATAGCCCGGCGTCGGGAGGATGCGCGCATCGTCGTCCCGCTGCACTTGAACCCGAAAGTCCGTGAAGTCATGGTCCCTGCCCTGGCTGGGATTCCCAACGTGGACATGGTTGACCCGCTTCCGTACTTGAGTTTCTGCAAGCTGCTCCAGCGCAGCGACCTGATCCTCTCAGACAGCTCAGGAGCCGAAGAAGAAGGCCCCGCCTTGGGGAAACCCACCCTGGTGCTACGGGAAATCACCGAACGCAGCGAATCGATCCTGACCGGCAGTTCGCGTCTGGTCAGCCGCAACCGTGGCCAAATCGTCCACGAAGTCGAACGCCTGCTCGATGATCCGAATGCCTACATGGAGATGGCGACCGCAATCAACCCCTACGGTGACGGCAAAGCCACCGAACGCACCATCGCCGCCGTCGCACACTATTTCCGGATGGGCCCGGCCGCAATGCCCTTCGTTCCGGGCGCAGATTTCGTGCCTGCTACAGCACGATCAGCGGCATGA
- a CDS encoding acyltransferase family protein produces MTAPVPEATTARPRLSKLPSLTGLRFFAALLVFFFHITLSNSPIPPNDPINPFADAELGSTLEWLVSKAGYVGVSFFFVLSGFLLAWASKPGEPKRQFWRRRLLKIFPNHLVMWVLSMILFAAAINPPLGWISNLFLVNSFIPDAAVYVAVNPPSWTLNSELLFYMLFPLLMVPIRKIPGTRLWAWVWIMVAAMIAVQLVTTYLIPATPVSALTPISEAQFWFGYIFPPARLIEFILGSILARIVLSGRWVPLKLWHILVLCVAGYAAAMVVPFVYSFNVATIIPVAATICTVATRDIAGRTGFLGSKPMVWLGNISFGFYLCQGVVIFYGRILLGNEVYTTPVAWLVVAGFFVATLLGGWALYALVEKPVMDRWARPRPKPVQPEPAQATITVS; encoded by the coding sequence ATGACCGCCCCAGTCCCCGAAGCTACCACCGCCCGTCCCCGCCTCAGTAAATTGCCCTCCCTGACCGGGCTGCGGTTCTTCGCCGCGCTGCTGGTGTTTTTCTTCCACATCACCTTGTCCAACTCACCCATCCCGCCCAACGACCCCATCAATCCGTTTGCAGATGCGGAGCTCGGATCCACCCTGGAATGGCTGGTCAGTAAGGCAGGGTACGTCGGTGTCTCATTCTTCTTCGTCCTGAGCGGTTTCCTGCTGGCTTGGGCATCCAAACCCGGCGAACCGAAGCGACAATTCTGGCGCCGCCGGCTACTGAAGATCTTCCCCAACCATTTGGTCATGTGGGTGCTGTCGATGATCCTGTTCGCAGCCGCCATCAACCCACCGCTTGGCTGGATCAGCAACCTATTCCTGGTGAACTCGTTCATCCCTGACGCCGCCGTCTACGTAGCGGTGAACCCACCGTCATGGACCCTGAACAGCGAACTGCTCTTCTACATGCTGTTCCCGCTGCTGATGGTCCCCATCCGGAAGATTCCCGGCACCCGGCTCTGGGCTTGGGTGTGGATCATGGTCGCTGCGATGATCGCCGTTCAACTGGTCACCACCTACCTGATCCCCGCAACACCTGTTTCGGCCCTGACGCCGATCTCCGAGGCGCAGTTCTGGTTCGGGTATATCTTTCCGCCCGCCCGTCTGATCGAATTCATTCTTGGCTCTATCTTGGCCCGGATCGTCCTGTCCGGGCGCTGGGTTCCTTTGAAGCTGTGGCACATCCTCGTCCTGTGCGTCGCCGGATATGCCGCAGCGATGGTTGTCCCGTTCGTGTACTCCTTCAACGTGGCCACCATCATCCCTGTCGCGGCGACCATCTGCACCGTGGCGACCCGAGACATTGCCGGGCGAACTGGCTTCCTCGGATCCAAACCCATGGTCTGGTTGGGGAACATCTCCTTCGGCTTCTACCTGTGCCAGGGCGTGGTGATCTTCTACGGCCGCATCCTGCTTGGCAACGAGGTGTACACGACACCTGTCGCCTGGTTGGTGGTAGCTGGGTTCTTCGTGGCGACGCTGTTGGGTGGATGGGCCCTGTACGCCTTGGTGGAGAAGCCCGTCATGGACCGGTGGGCCCGGCCCCGACCCAAACCAGTTCAGCCAGAACCGGCTCAGGCCACCATTACAGTGAGTTAA
- a CDS encoding helix-turn-helix transcriptional regulator yields the protein MSNLSELGEFLRVRRAALQPEDVGLLNYGIRRVPGLRREELAMLAGVSNTYYTRLEQGQSNNASEAVIDAIARALNLNTDERAHLFNLARPGRTKRRTLTKPDKVRPGTLRLIQSMSNTPAVVLGRRSEVLAWNRIGHRLVAGHLDFTAPETPTTRPNMTQLLFLDRHTRELYTRWLEEATRAVSSLRLVAGRSTDDPALAALVGELTMNSEEFANLWARHPVENCMSGLKYMHHPEVGDLVLNFEVLTPPDESGHRILMYTADPGTPAIEALQLLTSSDAGVASEAQHLAAK from the coding sequence ATGAGTAATCTAAGTGAACTTGGGGAGTTCCTTCGTGTCCGAAGAGCTGCCTTACAGCCAGAAGACGTCGGCCTTCTGAACTACGGCATCCGCCGGGTACCCGGCCTCCGCCGGGAAGAGCTTGCCATGCTTGCCGGAGTCAGCAACACCTACTACACCCGGCTGGAGCAGGGACAAAGCAACAACGCCTCCGAGGCGGTCATCGATGCCATCGCCCGAGCCCTGAACCTGAACACCGACGAACGCGCGCACCTGTTCAACCTGGCCCGGCCAGGCAGAACCAAACGGCGGACGCTGACTAAGCCCGATAAGGTACGGCCAGGCACGTTGCGGCTAATCCAGTCAATGTCCAACACACCCGCCGTCGTCTTGGGACGTCGCAGCGAAGTACTGGCCTGGAACCGGATTGGTCACCGACTCGTCGCTGGTCACTTGGACTTCACTGCCCCGGAAACGCCTACGACGCGGCCTAACATGACGCAGCTGCTATTCCTGGACCGTCACACGCGTGAGTTGTACACGCGATGGCTTGAGGAAGCCACACGCGCGGTGTCATCGCTACGGCTGGTAGCGGGCCGCTCCACCGATGACCCGGCACTCGCTGCGCTGGTCGGTGAACTGACCATGAACAGCGAAGAATTCGCGAACCTGTGGGCACGGCACCCGGTGGAGAACTGCATGTCGGGGCTGAAGTACATGCACCACCCGGAGGTAGGCGATTTGGTACTGAATTTCGAGGTCCTGACGCCGCCCGATGAATCAGGCCACCGGATCCTCATGTACACCGCTGATCCTGGGACACCCGCGATCGAAGCACTGCAGTTGCTCACTTCCAGCGACGCTGGTGTGGCCAGCGAAGCCCAACACCTCGCCGCCAAGTAG